From Aedes albopictus strain Foshan chromosome 1, AalbF5, whole genome shotgun sequence, one genomic window encodes:
- the LOC109400865 gene encoding annexin B10 isoform X1 yields MARNRVDKAKPTVMPAENFNPSADAAALRKAMKGFGTDEQTIIDILCRRCNWQRQVIAETFKNELGRDLIKDLKSELSGRFEDVIIGLMQPPVNYLCQQLFKAMDGIGTNERALIEILCSQNNEQMHHIARVYEEMYNRPLAEHVCTETSGDFRRLLTLIITGTRDPPGTVDPEHAVEQAKQLYDAGEGKWGTDESVFNKILAHSSFDQLEYVFEEYKKLTGRTIEQALKAELSGDLYHALSAIVECVQMAPHFFATRLFKAMDGLGTDDTTLIRIIVSRSEIDLQNIKDEYEQMYNKTLVSAVKSETSGDYKKALCTLLGNA; encoded by the exons ATGGCGAGAAACAGAGTGGACAAG GCCAAACCCACGGTGATGCCGGCGGAGAACTTCAACCCATCGGCAGACGCAGCAGCTCTGCGCAAAGCCATGAAGGGCTTCGGAACGGACGAGCAAACCATCATCGACATCCTGTGCAGACGGTGCAACTGGCAGCGTCAGGTCATCGCCGAAACGTTCAAGAACGAACTCGGACGGGATCTGATCAAAGATCTCAAATCGGAGCTTAGCGGAAGATTCGAAGATGTTATCATTGGCTTGATGCAACCACCAGTCAACTACCTCTGCCAACAGCTCTTCAAAGCCATGGACGGTATCGGTACCAACGAGCGGGCTCTTATCGAGATCCTGTGCTCGCAAAACAATGAACAAATGCATCACATTGCACGGGTTTACGAGGAAATGTACAACCGCCCACTGGCGGAGCACGTTTGCACGGAAACTTCCGGTGATTTCCGGCGATTGCTCACGTTGATCATCACCGGTACACGTGACCCACCGGGAACGGTTGATCCCGAACACGCCGTCGAACAAGCCAAACAGCTATACGACGCTGGAGAGGGAAAATGGGGTACGGACGAGTCCGTTTTCAACAAGATCCTTGCCCATTCAAGTTTCGACCAATTGGAGTACGTGTTCGAGGAGTACAAGAAACTGACCGGACGCACCATCGAACAGGCCTTGAAGGCCGAACTCAGTGGGGACCTGTACCATGCGCTCAGTGCCATAGTGGAGTGCGTCCAGATGGCGCCACATTTCTTCGCGACACGGCTCTTCAAAGCCATGGACGGGTTGGGTACGGATGACACGACGCTGATCCGGATTATCGTGTCGCGATCGGAGATCGACTTGCAGAACATTAAGGACGAGTACGAACAAATGTACAACAAAACGCTCGTGAGTGCAGTGAAG agcgAAACATCGGGCGATTACAAAAAAGCACTTTGCACACTGCTTGGAAACGCCTAA
- the LOC109400865 gene encoding annexin B10 isoform X2, with translation MSWYYTAKPTVMPAENFNPSADAAALRKAMKGFGTDEQTIIDILCRRCNWQRQVIAETFKNELGRDLIKDLKSELSGRFEDVIIGLMQPPVNYLCQQLFKAMDGIGTNERALIEILCSQNNEQMHHIARVYEEMYNRPLAEHVCTETSGDFRRLLTLIITGTRDPPGTVDPEHAVEQAKQLYDAGEGKWGTDESVFNKILAHSSFDQLEYVFEEYKKLTGRTIEQALKAELSGDLYHALSAIVECVQMAPHFFATRLFKAMDGLGTDDTTLIRIIVSRSEIDLQNIKDEYEQMYNKTLVSAVKSETSGDYKKALCTLLGNA, from the exons ATGTCCTGGTACTACACG GCCAAACCCACGGTGATGCCGGCGGAGAACTTCAACCCATCGGCAGACGCAGCAGCTCTGCGCAAAGCCATGAAGGGCTTCGGAACGGACGAGCAAACCATCATCGACATCCTGTGCAGACGGTGCAACTGGCAGCGTCAGGTCATCGCCGAAACGTTCAAGAACGAACTCGGACGGGATCTGATCAAAGATCTCAAATCGGAGCTTAGCGGAAGATTCGAAGATGTTATCATTGGCTTGATGCAACCACCAGTCAACTACCTCTGCCAACAGCTCTTCAAAGCCATGGACGGTATCGGTACCAACGAGCGGGCTCTTATCGAGATCCTGTGCTCGCAAAACAATGAACAAATGCATCACATTGCACGGGTTTACGAGGAAATGTACAACCGCCCACTGGCGGAGCACGTTTGCACGGAAACTTCCGGTGATTTCCGGCGATTGCTCACGTTGATCATCACCGGTACACGTGACCCACCGGGAACGGTTGATCCCGAACACGCCGTCGAACAAGCCAAACAGCTATACGACGCTGGAGAGGGAAAATGGGGTACGGACGAGTCCGTTTTCAACAAGATCCTTGCCCATTCAAGTTTCGACCAATTGGAGTACGTGTTCGAGGAGTACAAGAAACTGACCGGACGCACCATCGAACAGGCCTTGAAGGCCGAACTCAGTGGGGACCTGTACCATGCGCTCAGTGCCATAGTGGAGTGCGTCCAGATGGCGCCACATTTCTTCGCGACACGGCTCTTCAAAGCCATGGACGGGTTGGGTACGGATGACACGACGCTGATCCGGATTATCGTGTCGCGATCGGAGATCGACTTGCAGAACATTAAGGACGAGTACGAACAAATGTACAACAAAACGCTCGTGAGTGCAGTGAAG agcgAAACATCGGGCGATTACAAAAAAGCACTTTGCACACTGCTTGGAAACGCCTAA